The nucleotide sequence AAATATCAGGGGATGCCCTGCCAAGGCTGAACAGATTTATGGAATATTAAAGAATTTAAAAACTATATAAACTAACAGATAAATAGTCTGTTTTGTTAGAGGAGAAAAATTAGAGTGAATAAACTTATTGAAAAACACGCTGAAGTTATATTGAATTATTCGGTAGAGCTTAAAAAAGGAGAGAAACTGGCAATTATCGGTCAGTTTGCTACCTATCCTTTGATGAAAGAAATATATCGTCAGGCAATTAAAGCAGGAGCCTTCCCTGAATGCCGTTTTCTGGAAGAAGAATTACAGGAAATTGCATTAAAAGAAGGAAACGAAGAACAGTTAAAATACTTGCCTGAGAGCCTGATAAAAAGCTATAATACTGCAGATGTCTTATTGAGTATCTGGGGAAATACCAATACCAGGATTTTTTCAAATATTGAACCATCCAGGATGAAAAAATATTCTCAGGGAAGAAAACCTATCATCGATAGGCTTTTTAAGCGTTTAGCAGATGGTGAAGTCCGCTGGTGTGGTACGCTTTCGCCAACCATGGGGGTAGCCCAGGAAGCCAGTATGTCCCTTTCTGAATATGAAGAATTTGCTTATAATGCATGTCATTTAAATGATGCAGATCCAATATTTTCCTGGCAGAGTATTGACAGGGAACAGGAAAAAATATGTAATTATCTTAACAAAAAAGAAAAACTCAGAATAATTTCCCGCGATACTGACTTGACAGTATCCATAAAAATGAGAAAATGGATTAACTGTTCCGGAAAAGAAAATTTCCCTGATGGAGAAGTGTTTACCAGTCCGGTTGAGGATTCAGCAGAAGGTCATATTCGTTTCAGTTTTCCTGCAATCCATGATGGCAGAGAAGTAGAAGACATA is from Atribacterota bacterium and encodes:
- a CDS encoding aminopeptidase, with the translated sequence MNKLIEKHAEVILNYSVELKKGEKLAIIGQFATYPLMKEIYRQAIKAGAFPECRFLEEELQEIALKEGNEEQLKYLPESLIKSYNTADVLLSIWGNTNTRIFSNIEPSRMKKYSQGRKPIIDRLFKRLADGEVRWCGTLSPTMGVAQEASMSLSEYEEFAYNACHLNDADPIFSWQSIDREQEKICNYLNKKEKLRIISRDTDLTVSIKMRKWINCSGKENFPDGEVFTSPVEDSAEGHIRFSFPAIHDGREVEDIRLTLSKGKVIEASAAKGEDFLKEMLTSDKGAKYLGEVAIGTNYNIRQFTKNILFDEKIGGTVHVALGRSLPEAGGKNTSVIHWDMLCDMKTDGKIFADNELIYQDGKFIIEF